Genomic window (Candidatus Wallbacteria bacterium):
TCCACAGGCAGATACTGGGTCAAGCCTACAACCCTGCCGTCTTCGCGCAGCAACACTTTGGTGCGCAGGCCTTTATCCTTGAAACGGGCGTACCAGCTGCGGCGCAGAGAGATCACTTCCGGGTTTTCCGGCCGCTCGTCATGCATACAGCGGAAAAAGGTAGGTTCAGTGTTCCTGTCTATGTCTGCCAGTTTCATTGTGCCTGCTCCTTTTCAATTACTTCCTGAAATACGGGTGAAAGGATGCTGCAGATATTATCAATCCTAAAAGAAACTGCCTGCAATCTGAAGATTGAGGCAGTCAAGAGCATGATCAGGATTTTCACTGTTTACTTACCGAGAAACTGCTTGTATTTTGCGTATACCTGTTCTTTGGTTGCATTGTCAACGCGCCAGACTTCGAGCGGTTTCAGGGAACCGACCAGGTTCGATTCCATCCAGTTGACCCATTTCCTCTGGTCTGTGTACATGTCGATACGGTTGTGGGCGCTCGTAAAAGCGCCGCCAGTATCATGGGCGAACCAGTAGCCGTCATGGGTTTCGCCGTTCGGCATTTTCATGCCTCTGGTTTTCGGGATGTAATAAACGCCTCCGAAAGGTAATTCCTTTTTATTGACTGCGAGGGTATGGAAAGTCACCACCCATTTGCCGCTTGCTGTGATGCCTTTGCAGCCCGCGGGAGCGACCTGGAACTTGTAATTGGCCACCCAGGACACGCAACGGTTGTCATTGAGGATTCCGCTGCCTTCCATGCAGAGATCTTTATAGAACTTGCCGCAGACAGTGGCAATCACTTTGCCTGAGGTGGACATGATCTGCTTGCTGCCCCCGCCTGAAAATTCAGCCTCTCTGGCAGTGCAGTAATAAGTCGGCTTCTGATTGTCGATCTTTTTGAAAGCCCCGAGATTCGGGGGAATGTCCCCGCCAGGTACAACATCGTTATTGTTGTTATCTGGAACATTGTTGTCAGGAACATTGTTATCTGTAATCTTGATGTAATTGCCTGCAGCCCAGCCTGTTTTTCCATTGGGTGCATTGACCTTGTGCCAGCCGCTCTGGGTTTCAAGGATTGTGACAACTGTACCGTTACTGAGGCTGCAGACAATGGCGTACTGAGTGCCCGGACCCTTCCTGACATTCAGGCTGGAAGCTGTCACAGTGCCTGTCTGTCCTCTATATCCTTTATCTACCAGGAAAGCGGCTTCATCTGATCCGGCAGCCAGCTGGCTTTCATGGATGAACCCTGTAGCGCCATTGACAGATACACGGTAGAAACTGCCTGAAACTCCGGTCACTGTAAGTTTGTCTCCGCTCCTGGCAAAGGTCTTTGTGGATGCGAAGTCAGGGTCAGTAAAGATGCAGGCACCGCCTGCAGTGGCATATCCTTCAAACGGATTGTCGAATTCTTCAAGCTGCGCTTCTTTTACTCTCTCAGAGGCCAGTTCAAACAGGCGCTCGCCTTTTTGATTTCCCACTGCGAAAAAGCGCTTGTAGATCTGAAGCTGGGAACGGGTGGAACCTGCCACCAGGTAGCGATAAACTTCCTGAGCCACATCGCTGTCCTGCTTGAGCAGCTCTTCAATTTCGCGGCCCAGATTTTCTTCAGCCTGATAAAGTTCAGCGAGGTCAGCCTCATTGGCCAGACCCTGCTCGACTGCTGCCTGCATCGCGATTCTAGCTCCAGAGACTGATGCGTATTCTGTCAGCATGGACTGGATGCCACCTGCAGCAAGGGATGTTGCTGTGAAAATGATGACCAGGAGAACGATGAACAGCTGATTAGATTTCATACTCCCCCCATACTCTTGTTGCTCTTATACTTTTATTTTTATGCTTTTACAATTTTAATTATACCCGGAAAATTAAAACCCGCAGCAACTTTCTGCTCTGACTTTCAGACAGCCTCAACCACAGCCAGTATCCACTGCAGTATTGTTCTGCAGGAAAGAATTGTGAATTTTTTGTATAATACAATCATTTCCAGCAAATCAGAAGATTTGTGCTCAACATATTGAATGGTTCGAATTGGAGGCAGCATGAGATCCGGAATACCTGGAATCGGAATTTTAGTTGTAATGGCAAGCATTTTGACTTTTTCCCTGTCTGCCAACAATCTGATGCCTGTACCTGACCAGCAGAAATCCGGAAGCGGTAAGTTCAGGCTGAGTCAGGGGTTCACAGTCGCTCCTAGCGGTGCTGCAGGAGAGATAGTCTCTGAGGGAGTAAAGCGAATGCTCGCCCGTCTCTCAGGCAGAACCGGATTTGCCTTTTCAGGCTCTCCTGCAGTCAATTCCGTTTTCAACATTACCTGCGATCAGCCTGGCAAACTTGAACTGTTTGAGGACGAATCATACAGCCTGACTGTCAATCCAGGTAAAATCATACTCCAGAGCCCGACTGAACTGGGAGCTCTGCATGGGCTGGAAACCCTGCTCCAGCTTCTCGCATCCGACGAACAGGATTACTATTTTCCTGAAATTACCATCAATGACAAACCCCGGTTTCCCTGGAGAGGCCTGTTGATAGATGTGAGCAGGCATTTCATGCCTCTGGAAGTGCTGAAGCGCAATCTGGATGCCATGGCTTCCCTCAAACTGAATGTGCTGCACCTGCACCTAAGCGATGATCAGGGCTTCAGGGTGGAATGCCTGACTCTGCCTGAACTGCATCGTTTATGTTCTGACGGCAATTACTACACCCAGGATCAGATCAGGGATCTGATCAGCTATGCTGCCATGAGAGGGATCAGGGTGATCCCTGAATTCGACCTGCCAGGTCATTCCACCAGCTGGCTGGTTGCTCATCCTGAGCTCGCGAGTGCACCTGGTCCATATGCGATAGAGAGGAAATGGGGAGTCTTTAACCCGACTTTCAACCCCAGCCTGGAAGAAACTTATGCTTTTTTTGATAAATTTTTCGCGGAAATGTCAGCGCTGTTTCCTGATCAGTATCTGCACATCGGAGGAGATGAAAATAATGGCAGGCAATGGGCAGCGAATCAGCAGATCCAGGATTTCATGGTTAAAAATCAGCTCAAGGATAGGCATAGCCTTCAAGCCTATTTCAACAAACGCCTGCTCGCGATTTTAACTAAATACGGCAAAAAAATGATCGGCTGGGACGAGATTTTCCAGCCTGACCTTCCGAAAACCATAGTTGTCCAGTCCTGGCGCGGCCAGAAATCCCTTGCAGAATCAGCAAAACTTGGTTATTACAGCCTGCTGTCCAACGGGTATTACATAGACCTGATCCAGTCTGCTGAATTTCATTATCTGAATGATCCGGCTCCAGCAAGCCTGACTCTGACTGATGAAGAAAAGAAGTTCATTTTAGGCGGCGAAGCCACGATGTGGAGCGAACTGGTATCTCCTGACAACATAGATTCCAGGATCTGGCCCAGAACTGCCGCGATTGCCGAGCGATTCTGGTCCCCTCAAAATGTCCGCGATCTGGCTGAAATGTATCGCAGACTCGAGATTGTCAGCCTGCAGCTGGAAGAAATCGGTTTGACTCACCGGAAAAACCAGGAAATGTTCATGCGCAGGCTCTGTGGTGGAGCCGAAACCGCTAATCTGAAAGTGCTGATCGACGTGATTGAGCCTGTCAAGGAATACAAGCGGCATTCTCTTGGTACTAAATACAGCAGCACTACTCCATTGACCAGGGTTGTGGACACCGCAGTCCCTGACGCTCCTGCAGCCAGAAAGTTCAGGAATGAGGTAGACCACTTCCTGAAAAGCAAAGATCAGGCTCTGGCTTTGGAAATCACGGATAGTTTCAAACTCTGGGCTGAAAACCACGCTCTGCTCCTGCCTGTGATTAATAAAAACCCGGTTCTCCGGGAAATCAAACCTTTATCAGAAAGCTTGCGAAAAATTTCCCTGATCGGGTTAGATGCCTTGAAAATGATCGCATCCAATGAAAATTGCAGCCAATCCTGGCTCAAAGTACGCCGGAAAACCCTGAATGAATCTAAAAAACCGAGAGGTGAAGCTGAACTGATGATAGTATCAGCGATTGAAAAGCTGGTGGAATCCATTCCAGCAGACAAGCATTGAGGCATTCTGATCTGATGGGCTGTCTACTCCCAAGCCGGATTCTGGAAGATATCTGAAACTGAATTCAGCTCTTCTTTGGGATATTCTTCAAAGTTTCTATCAGCAGATCCCAGAACTTCCCGACTGACTCGATTTCCACACTCTCATCAGGCGAGTGCGGGGAATGGATCGAGGGTCCGAAGGAAATCATGTCCCAGTGCGGATAAACGGATTTGAACAGCCCGCATTCCAGGCCTGCGTGAATCGCAGCTACGCCAGGTTCTGTGCCATACATCTTCTTGAAGACTTTTTTCATCAGATCCAGGATTTCAGAATTCAGATCCGGTTTCCAGCCAGGGTAAGAACTGCTGCTGTCATACTTAGCGCCAGCCTGATCCAGCACGCTTGCGATCATGAAAGCTATATCGTCCTTCTGCGAATCCACAGAGCTTCTCTGCAGTGTGGCAATCTGAAACTCACCTTTTTCCGCTTTGACCATCGCGAGATTATTCGAAGTTTCCACCAGCCCTTCCATCTCGGAGCTCATTCTGAACACGCCGTTCGGGCAGGAGTAAAGGGCATTCAGGATCTTCTTCTGGCTGACTTTTACTATCACATTGTCAGGCATTGGGGCCGGCTCCATCGTGATGCTGACGCCAGGGTCGACAGCAGCCAGTTCCAGGGCGGCTGTATCCGCGAATCTGGAGACGAATTCTGAAAAACCCTTCTGCATTTCAGCTGGTACAGCGACCAGGGCGAACGCCTCACGTGGGATCGCGTTACGCAGAGTGCCGCCTTTCAGCTCTGTGATCCTGATACCAAAATCCCTGGCAGCATTCCAGAGCACCCGGGTGATGAGCTTGATCGCATTGCCGCGGCCCAGGTGGATGTCCACTCCTGAATGGCCGCCTTTCAAGCCTTTGACAGCGAGGTGGAATGCCTTCATGTTGCTGCCTGCAGACTCTACCTTGTATCTGATCCTGCCTGTGGTGTTCTGCCCGCCTGCGCAGCCGATGAAAAGCTCCCCATGAGCTTCAGAGTCAAGGTTCAATAAAATTTTGCCTTTCAAGCTTCCGCTTTCCAGTTTCAAGGCGCCTGTCAGGCCTGATTCTTCGTCAAATGTCATCAGGCATTCCAGCGGGCCATGGTTGATGTTCTTCGAGGCCATCAGGGCAAGCGAAGCGGCGATGCCGATCCCGTTGTCAGCGCCGAGAGTAGTGCCTGTAGCTTTGACAAACCTGCCTTCAATTCTCGGTACAATCGGGTCCTTGTAAAAATCATGGCTGGAATCGCTGTTTTTCTGGGGTACCATGTCCAGATGACTTTGCAGAATCACGCCTTTCAGTTTTTCCATACCTGGAGCTGCAGGTTTCCGCATAATTACATTCCCGCTTTTTTCCTGGAATGCTTCGATCTGATGCTCTTTTGCAAACTCCAGAATGAATTTAATCAGTTTCTCCTCATGTTTGGACGGATGCGGCACCTTGCAGATTGATTCGAAAATATCCCAGAGCGGCTGCGGTTTCAGGCTGCCCAGTATCTTAGCCATGATTGAACTCCTTTTCCGGTCTTAGCTTGATTACAGGTATTATATCCCTAGTAACGCAAAACTGCACATTTATGTCAGCAATCGGTTGTCTGAGATACTCAGATTGACGATGAATCCGGTAAATTTCAAATCAGGAGCAGCAAAAGGGATTTGAGCTGATTAGAGCACAAATCCCCTGTTTACCAGACTTACAAACTTAATGTCAGTTGATCATGATGCCGGCTGTCAGAGAACCCTGGCTGAGCTGAACTGTAGTCAGCCCTGCCTTGAGTTTGCCTGGCAGCTTGATCAGGCCATCGAGCTTTCCGACTATTTTCAGGCCTTCCAGACTGAAGGCGGACTGGGAACCTGGATTCTGGCCAAGTGTGATCAGAGCATTCACAAAATCCGGGGCGTTCTTGAGTATCTGCTCTGCGTCAGCCTGCGGGTCAAGTCCTGAGGCAGTCAGCTCCAGGCGATTCTGATCAGGCACAGCCACTGCGAAATTGATCTTGACTTTTTTGCTGTCTTTGGTTGTGATTTCAGTTTTCACTTGCGCAGGGTCGATTACCAGTTTCAGGGCTGAGAGATTGCCTGCCGAGAGCTGAGGAATCACTGCAGAGAGCGCTTTATTGATCAAAGTCTCGCTGACCGTATATTCGATATCAGCTCCCTTGGGTGTTCCATTAATCTCACTGTCAGACAGCATCAGGTAGCCATCAATAATTTTTGCCTGCTTTAAAGTTGCGACTTGAACCGGAGATGCAGCCATCACCAGTTTGACTGCTCCCTTACACCCTGATGCAGTTACCTGCTCCACCTGGTACTTGGCGCCTGATTCCTGGGCGATCCGGTTGGTTTCAGACACCAGCTGTTTCATGGCGATTTTCATCTGCACCGGGCCGAGCTGGGTTCCATTGCTGAGAAACTGCGAGAATCTGATGGTCAGAGAGCCGTCGCTGTTAACCACGATATCACCGGAGATCTTCATGGCCCGCTCGCCGAGCATATTGGCTGTAAATTCATAATCAAAAGTTCCGTTCTGCAGGAAAGTGATCTTAGGGTCTTTAGCTGTTCCATTGTATTGAATGCAGGATTCACTCATGATGGACGTGACTGCTGAGTCGGAAATTCCCAGCCTGAATCCTTCGGCATAGGCAGAGATTGTGAATAGAGCGATCAGGATTGCGATGATGATTTTTGACATACAGTCCCCCTTATACTTTTGCTTTTCCAGAGGTCTTTGCCCCTTAATTTAATCTTATCCGCGAATCGACTTATGTCAATGCGTCAACCCCGCCTTTCAAGCGGCATCTTGTTCCATTTTGCAGAAACGTCAGAACTCTTTATTTCCGCACTCCGCAATCCTGTTTTTCCCTGCCTTTTTCATTGATCCCGGAAATCCTGTAAAGGCTGGTTCCGATTCCAGCGATAAGAAGGAGCATCAGGCAGATCAGAAGCGGCTTGTCCTGCACAACCCTGTCCACTGCAGTCAGCATGATTTCAGAGGTAGGTGGCTCAAGAGCGGATTCAGAAGTCGATGTGACATTCCGGCAGCTCCCTGCCACATTCACAGATTCCCGGCTGCCTGCAGCCAGAGGCCACAGGCAGCAGAGAATCAGAATCGCAAGCAGCCTGATCATGTTTCGCTCCATGGCATTTTAGGCATGATCTTTTTTTCAAAAGCAGTGTACAGGTAAGAAGAGACTATCAGTACCAGGCCCAGAGTGATGAAAGACAGAATCCTGAACGGAGTGCTGATGTGCGAAATGTCGATCAGAAAAACTTTGATCAGGGTCAGCATCAGAATCGCGAGAGAGACCCTGCGCAGAATCACGACATCCTGTAAAATCCCGTAAAGCATCAGTCCTGCGGCATACAGGGACCAGACTACTGAAAAGGCTGTGACTCTGCCTGCAGACATGAAATCGTGGAACCAGGCCGAGGTCTCGATATTGAGAACAGCGAACAGTACCAGGCAGAATACAGTGAAGAAAGCGGAGTATCCGCTGTACAGCTGTTCAGGGTTACCGGCCTGGACGTCCTCATGATGGAAAGAGCGTAAAAATCCGGCGAACTGATAGAGCACAAATAAAAGCAGGCCAGAGGTGCAGAAGCGCTCTCCAAACTGCTGCATGTATCCGTCAGTGAAGCACAGGTCAGTGGGCTGCAGCCGGAAAATCTCGCTGTAATCGTATGTGAAGAACTGGAAGAGCGTGAAAACAAGAAGCGCATGTGCGCTGACCACGTATCCGGGCAGAGAAAGCTGTCTTCCTAGATACAGAAGCACCAGAGCCTGTGCAGAGAAAAAAATAGTGACCCAGTGGCTGGAAAATACGACAGGAACGGCTATCAGCAGATACAGTGCGCAGTTGGCTGTGAAATTGGCGAAAGCAGCGCTGTTTTTCAAGCCTGAAGAATATGAGTGCAGAGCCATCAGGAAAAATGTCATGGCATAGAGCAGACAAACTATGCCGACGTATTCCAGCTGCAGAAAATTGCTGATCATGTAATAGTTGTAACCGAAAGCGAGGAACGAGTTGGTCATGATCAAGCCTGTGCCTGCAGCTTTTTCCTTACTTCCCAGAATGAATTCGTTCAGGTATGGCGAAACACTGTAAATCAGATAGTAAACATTCAGAAACAGGACAGTGAGCCAGAAATCCTCAGGACCATAATTATTCATAAACCAGATCGAGAAAAGCAGATAAGTTGAGATGAACCCGATCGTGTTCAGACTGCCCCATCGCTTGTAAAATGCGATCCCGAGAATTCCAAGATTCAAAATCGCGAGATAAGCAAGGTTTGCAGCGTAGTAATCACTGTCTGAATAGAGCATCACTGGAGTGAAAAAACCACCCAGGAAACCAAGCAAAGCCAGGCCATAACTGTCATATGCAACTGCCAGGCCGGTGACCAGGGCTGTTGTAACTGCCATCAGCAGATATGACAGCCCTGCCGGGAAAAGATGATAAATATGGAATCCGGCATAGGTCGCAAAATAGAGCACAACTGATCCTGCTGCGACGATCAGTTGTCCGTAAGCACTCATTCCTCTGCTCCTGAAAAAGTTGCCTGCAATTACAAATGCCAGCCCCCAGAAGTAAGTCAGCGCGATTCTTCCTTCAGGAGGGATCCAGCCCTGTTCGATCGAATATTTCAGAAAAAACCC
Coding sequences:
- a CDS encoding DUF2339 domain-containing protein, whose translation is MNCPFCGKTIEIYTERCLSCGRSFDSEFIKKLRSEYEMDDFKLEIALGQKWLLIIGIVTMIFGIGFFLKYSIEQGWIPPEGRIALTYFWGLAFVIAGNFFRSRGMSAYGQLIVAAGSVVLYFATYAGFHIYHLFPAGLSYLLMAVTTALVTGLAVAYDSYGLALLGFLGGFFTPVMLYSDSDYYAANLAYLAILNLGILGIAFYKRWGSLNTIGFISTYLLFSIWFMNNYGPEDFWLTVLFLNVYYLIYSVSPYLNEFILGSKEKAAGTGLIMTNSFLAFGYNYYMISNFLQLEYVGIVCLLYAMTFFLMALHSYSSGLKNSAAFANFTANCALYLLIAVPVVFSSHWVTIFFSAQALVLLYLGRQLSLPGYVVSAHALLVFTLFQFFTYDYSEIFRLQPTDLCFTDGYMQQFGERFCTSGLLLFVLYQFAGFLRSFHHEDVQAGNPEQLYSGYSAFFTVFCLVLFAVLNIETSAWFHDFMSAGRVTAFSVVWSLYAAGLMLYGILQDVVILRRVSLAILMLTLIKVFLIDISHISTPFRILSFITLGLVLIVSSYLYTAFEKKIMPKMPWSET
- a CDS encoding family 20 glycosylhydrolase, yielding MRSGIPGIGILVVMASILTFSLSANNLMPVPDQQKSGSGKFRLSQGFTVAPSGAAGEIVSEGVKRMLARLSGRTGFAFSGSPAVNSVFNITCDQPGKLELFEDESYSLTVNPGKIILQSPTELGALHGLETLLQLLASDEQDYYFPEITINDKPRFPWRGLLIDVSRHFMPLEVLKRNLDAMASLKLNVLHLHLSDDQGFRVECLTLPELHRLCSDGNYYTQDQIRDLISYAAMRGIRVIPEFDLPGHSTSWLVAHPELASAPGPYAIERKWGVFNPTFNPSLEETYAFFDKFFAEMSALFPDQYLHIGGDENNGRQWAANQQIQDFMVKNQLKDRHSLQAYFNKRLLAILTKYGKKMIGWDEIFQPDLPKTIVVQSWRGQKSLAESAKLGYYSLLSNGYYIDLIQSAEFHYLNDPAPASLTLTDEEKKFILGGEATMWSELVSPDNIDSRIWPRTAAIAERFWSPQNVRDLAEMYRRLEIVSLQLEEIGLTHRKNQEMFMRRLCGGAETANLKVLIDVIEPVKEYKRHSLGTKYSSTTPLTRVVDTAVPDAPAARKFRNEVDHFLKSKDQALALEITDSFKLWAENHALLLPVINKNPVLREIKPLSESLRKISLIGLDALKMIASNENCSQSWLKVRRKTLNESKKPRGEAELMIVSAIEKLVESIPADKH
- a CDS encoding aminoacyl-histidine dipeptidase, translating into MAKILGSLKPQPLWDIFESICKVPHPSKHEEKLIKFILEFAKEHQIEAFQEKSGNVIMRKPAAPGMEKLKGVILQSHLDMVPQKNSDSSHDFYKDPIVPRIEGRFVKATGTTLGADNGIGIAASLALMASKNINHGPLECLMTFDEESGLTGALKLESGSLKGKILLNLDSEAHGELFIGCAGGQNTTGRIRYKVESAGSNMKAFHLAVKGLKGGHSGVDIHLGRGNAIKLITRVLWNAARDFGIRITELKGGTLRNAIPREAFALVAVPAEMQKGFSEFVSRFADTAALELAAVDPGVSITMEPAPMPDNVIVKVSQKKILNALYSCPNGVFRMSSEMEGLVETSNNLAMVKAEKGEFQIATLQRSSVDSQKDDIAFMIASVLDQAGAKYDSSSSYPGWKPDLNSEILDLMKKVFKKMYGTEPGVAAIHAGLECGLFKSVYPHWDMISFGPSIHSPHSPDESVEIESVGKFWDLLIETLKNIPKKS
- a CDS encoding SH3 domain-containing protein; the encoded protein is MKSNQLFIVLLVIIFTATSLAAGGIQSMLTEYASVSGARIAMQAAVEQGLANEADLAELYQAEENLGREIEELLKQDSDVAQEVYRYLVAGSTRSQLQIYKRFFAVGNQKGERLFELASERVKEAQLEEFDNPFEGYATAGGACIFTDPDFASTKTFARSGDKLTVTGVSGSFYRVSVNGATGFIHESQLAAGSDEAAFLVDKGYRGQTGTVTASSLNVRKGPGTQYAIVCSLSNGTVVTILETQSGWHKVNAPNGKTGWAAGNYIKITDNNVPDNNVPDNNNNDVVPGGDIPPNLGAFKKIDNQKPTYYCTAREAEFSGGGSKQIMSTSGKVIATVCGKFYKDLCMEGSGILNDNRCVSWVANYKFQVAPAGCKGITASGKWVVTFHTLAVNKKELPFGGVYYIPKTRGMKMPNGETHDGYWFAHDTGGAFTSAHNRIDMYTDQRKWVNWMESNLVGSLKPLEVWRVDNATKEQVYAKYKQFLGK